From Vigna unguiculata cultivar IT97K-499-35 chromosome 5, ASM411807v1, whole genome shotgun sequence, the proteins below share one genomic window:
- the LOC114183295 gene encoding 60S ribosomal protein L32-1 — protein MAVPLLSKRVVKKRVKRFKRPQSDRKISVKPSWRRPKGIDSRVRRKFKGCVLMPNIGYGSDKKTRHYLPNGFKKFVVHNVKDLELLMMHNRTYCAEIAHNVSTRKRKEIVERAAQLDVVVTNKLARLRSQEDE, from the exons ATGGCTGTTCCCCTACTAAGCAAGAGAGTTGTGAAGAAGCGTGTCAAGAGGTTTAAGAGGCCCCAAAGTGACCGCAAAATTTCCGTGAAG CCTAGCTGGCGCAGGCCAAAGGGTATTGATTCACGTGTGAGGAGAAAGTTCAAAGGATGTGTTTTGATGCCAAACATTGGTTATGGTTCAGACAAGAAGACCCGTCACTATCTGCCTAATGGATTCAAGAAGTTTGTTGTTCACAACGTCAAGGATCTTGAACTTCTGATGATGCACAACAG GACATACTGTGCTGAGATAGCACACAATGTGTCAACCAGGAAGAGAAAGGAGATTGTAGAACGTGCTGCACAGTTGGATGTTGTTGTTACCAACAAACTTGCCAGGTTGCGCAGCCAAGAAGATGAGTGA